In the genome of Streptomyces lydicus, the window TGGGTGCCGGCGGCGGTGGGCGCGGCGGCGTGGGCCGCCTGGGAGGCCGTCAGCGCGAGGACACTGCCCATGGCCGACGTGGCTATGGCGTGGAGCAGCATTCTGCGGAGTGGGGGGCGGGTACGGAATGGGGTCATATGGCGAGCCCACGCCTTGTGACGGGTGGTCGCATCCCGGGGCGGGCCGCCGGGCCGCCGAACGGGTGGAGGTTGGCCGGGCGGGTGAGCCTCGTTGGGCCGGGCGGCCGGATAGGGATCGCGGGAGTACGGGGCGGGCGGGGCGCCTCAGACCCCCAGGCGTCCGACCGCCTTGAGGACCTGGCCCGCGCCGTCCTCGGCGGCGAGGCGGTGGGCGGCCTCGGCGGCGTGGTCGCGGCGGCCGGGGGCGGCGGTGGCCTGGGTGAGGGCGTGGGCCAGGCGGGCGACGGCGTGGTCGGCGGACAGCTCGGCGAAGGGGATCGGGGCGGTGGCCGCGCCCAGGGAGGCCAGGCGGGCGGCCCAGAAGGGCTGGTCGGCGGTGACCGGGACCGGGACGGTGGGGATGCCTGCGCGCAGCCCGGCGGCGGCGGTTCCGGCGCCGCAGTGGTGGACCACGGCAGCCATGCGGGGGAAGAGGAGGGCGTGCGGGACGTCGCCGATGGTGAGCAGGTCGTCGTGCCCGGGGGTGTGGCGGGTGGTCAGCCCGGCCCACCCGGACTGGAGGATGCCGCGGACCTTGGCGCGGCGCAGGGCGGCGGCCGCGAGGGCGCTCAGGCGCTCACCGTCGCCGCTCGCCATGCTGCCGAAGCCGATGAAGACCGGGGGCGGGCCCGCGGTGAGGAAGTCCTCGACGAGGGACGGGAGTTGAGCATCCGGTGCGTGCCAGGGCCACCAGTTGCCGACCACGTCCAGGCCGGTACGCCAGTCCGCGGGGCGGGGCACCAGTACCTCGCTGAAGCCGTGCAGGACCGGCCGGCCGGCAGCTTCGGCGCGGCGGCGGGCCGTGCGGGCGGTGGCGGGCGGCAGGCCGAGGCGGGCCCGGAGGTCGCGGGTCGCGTCCGCGTAGAGGCGGTCGATGACGCGGAGCGACAGGCGTCCTGCGGCGCGGTTGCCCCAACGGCCCAGCGAGCGGGCGCCGCTGACGACCGGGGCGAAGTCGCCGGTGGGCGCGCCGGGTACGAGGGGCAGGTCCAGGTACGGGATGTTCCTCGCCTCGGCGAGGTGGTGGCCGAGTGGCGCGGTGGTGGCGGAGAGCAGGAGGAGGCCGGTGTCCGGGTGGGCGGCCTCGGCGATTCCGCCGCCCAGTTCCTTGATGAAGGCGGCGGCCCGGCGCATGAGGGCACGTTTGCCGGCGGGGCGGGCGGGCCGCGCCGGTCCGGCGGCGTCCGGGCGGCGGGTGCGGGGGTCGGCCGGCAGACGGCGGAACTCCAGGCCGGCGGCTCGTACCAGGCCGGCGTAGGTGTCGTGCGTGGCCAGGGTGACCTCGTGCCCGGCCTCGCGGAGGCGGGCGCCCAGGCCGGTGTACGGGGCGACGTCGCCGTACGATCCGGCGGCGGTGATCAGGATGTTCGTCATGGGCGTCGGCCTTCTCGGGCGGGGAGGGAGTCAGGGGGTGGGGCTGCGGCACGGTGGGGCAGGGCAGGGCAGGGTGGTCCCGTAGGGGCAGGGCGGCGTGGCCCGGGTGCGCGGGGCAGACGGGAGTTCGGCGGCAGGCCCTGCGGGAGCCCGGAGGGGGAGCCCTAAGGGTCTCCAGGGATCCCTTAGGGCTCCGGTGACTGGCGTACCGCGTTGGCGTGCACGGCGGTGCGCACATACGCGGCGAGGCCGGGCCGCTGTTCGCCGGGCGGGACGACCAGGGCGAAGGCGCGGGGGTCGGCGGCGAAGTCGTCGGCGATCCGGCCGTGCATATCGGTGGGGCAGGGGGTGAACCAGCGGGTGATGTGCCGGCGCTGTTCCTCCGCGAGGTCCATGGCGCGTTCGCCGTCCGCGGGCTCCCCGGCGTCGAAGGCGGCGGTCAGCCGCCGGCGCCAGTCGGCGTGCTCGGCCATGAGGGTCGCCCAGTCCTCCTTGGAGTGCGCGGCGGCCCGCGCCATCGAGCGCTGGTGGCCTTCGAGGTGCTGCCCCTTCAGACGGGCCTCGGTGGCGTAGGTGAGGTCGAAGGTCACCTCGCCGAAGACCTCGAAGCGCTCCTCGGGGGTCAGCTGCACGCCGGTCTCCTGGACCTGCATGGCGTTCTCGGCGACCTCGA includes:
- a CDS encoding glycosyltransferase, producing the protein MTNILITAAGSYGDVAPYTGLGARLREAGHEVTLATHDTYAGLVRAAGLEFRRLPADPRTRRPDAAGPARPARPAGKRALMRRAAAFIKELGGGIAEAAHPDTGLLLLSATTAPLGHHLAEARNIPYLDLPLVPGAPTGDFAPVVSGARSLGRWGNRAAGRLSLRVIDRLYADATRDLRARLGLPPATARTARRRAEAAGRPVLHGFSEVLVPRPADWRTGLDVVGNWWPWHAPDAQLPSLVEDFLTAGPPPVFIGFGSMASGDGERLSALAAAALRRAKVRGILQSGWAGLTTRHTPGHDDLLTIGDVPHALLFPRMAAVVHHCGAGTAAAGLRAGIPTVPVPVTADQPFWAARLASLGAATAPIPFAELSADHAVARLAHALTQATAAPGRRDHAAEAAHRLAAEDGAGQVLKAVGRLGV
- a CDS encoding MerR family transcriptional regulator, which encodes MRYSVGQVSGFAGITVRTLHHYDKAGLLSPSDRSPAGYRLYSDADLARLQQILFYRELGFPLDEIATILEDPQANALDHLRARHRSLNDQIAKLQRLVEVAENAMQVQETGVQLTPEERFEVFGEVTFDLTYATEARLKGQHLEGHQRSMARAAAHSKEDWATLMAEHADWRRRLTAAFDAGEPADGERAMDLAEEQRRHITRWFTPCPTDMHGRIADDFAADPRAFALVVPPGEQRPGLAAYVRTAVHANAVRQSPEP